The following are encoded together in the Pseudomonas sp. IB20 genome:
- a CDS encoding aldehyde dehydrogenase family protein, with translation MSQAKRFENYINGEWVAGADYCNNINPSELSDVIGEYAKADVAQVNAAIDAARAAFPAWSTSGIQARHDALDKVGSEILARREELGTLLAREEGKTLPEAIGEVTRAGNIFKFFAGECLRLSGDYVPSVRPGVNVEVTREALGVVGLITPWNFPIAIPAWKIAPALAYGNCVVIKPAEWVPGCAWALAEIISRAGFPAGVFNLVMGSGRVVGDVLVNSPKVDGISFTGSVGVGRQIAVSCVSRQAKVQLEMGGKNPQVILDDADLKQAVELSVQSAFYSTGQRCTASSRLIVTAGIHDQFVVAMAERMKSIKVGHALKSGTDIGPVVSQAQLDQDMKYIDIGQSEGARLVSGGGLVTCDTEGYYLAPTLFADSEAAMRISREEIFGPVANVVRVADYEAALAMANDTEFGLSAGIATTSLKYANHFKRHSQAGMVMVNLPTAGVDYHVPFGGRKGSSYGSREQGRYAQEFYTVVKTSYIGS, from the coding sequence GTGTCCCAAGCCAAACGTTTTGAAAACTACATCAACGGCGAGTGGGTGGCCGGTGCCGACTACTGCAACAACATCAACCCGTCGGAGTTGTCCGATGTTATTGGCGAATACGCCAAGGCTGACGTAGCCCAAGTCAACGCTGCCATCGACGCCGCCCGTGCCGCTTTCCCGGCTTGGTCGACCTCCGGCATCCAGGCTCGCCACGATGCCCTGGATAAAGTCGGCAGCGAAATCCTTGCCCGCCGTGAAGAACTCGGCACCCTGCTGGCCCGGGAAGAGGGCAAGACCCTGCCCGAAGCCATCGGCGAAGTGACCCGCGCCGGTAACATCTTCAAGTTCTTCGCCGGTGAATGCCTGCGCCTGTCTGGTGACTACGTGCCGTCGGTGCGCCCGGGCGTCAACGTTGAAGTGACCCGCGAAGCCTTGGGTGTGGTCGGCTTGATCACCCCGTGGAACTTCCCGATTGCAATCCCCGCCTGGAAAATCGCTCCGGCCCTGGCCTACGGCAACTGCGTAGTGATCAAGCCGGCCGAATGGGTGCCCGGCTGCGCCTGGGCCCTGGCCGAAATCATCTCCCGCGCCGGCTTCCCCGCCGGTGTGTTCAACCTGGTGATGGGCAGCGGCCGTGTGGTGGGTGACGTGCTGGTCAACAGCCCGAAAGTCGACGGCATCAGCTTTACCGGCTCGGTCGGCGTGGGGCGTCAGATCGCCGTCAGTTGCGTATCGCGCCAGGCCAAAGTGCAGTTGGAAATGGGCGGCAAAAACCCACAGGTCATCCTCGATGACGCCGACCTCAAGCAGGCCGTCGAGCTCTCGGTACAGAGCGCGTTCTACTCCACCGGTCAGCGTTGCACCGCCTCAAGCCGTTTGATTGTTACTGCCGGTATCCACGACCAGTTCGTCGTGGCCATGGCCGAGCGCATGAAGTCGATCAAAGTTGGCCACGCGCTGAAAAGCGGCACCGACATCGGCCCGGTGGTTTCCCAGGCCCAGTTGGACCAGGACATGAAGTACATCGACATCGGCCAAAGCGAAGGCGCGCGACTGGTCAGCGGTGGTGGCTTGGTGACCTGCGACACCGAAGGTTACTACTTGGCGCCGACGTTGTTTGCCGACAGCGAAGCCGCCATGCGCATCAGCCGTGAAGAGATCTTCGGCCCAGTGGCCAATGTGGTGCGCGTAGCAGATTACGAGGCGGCGCTGGCCATGGCCAACGACACCGAGTTCGGCCTGTCGGCGGGCATTGCCACCACCTCGCTGAAGTACGCCAACCACTTCAAGCGCCACTCCCAGGCCGGGATGGTGATGGTCAACCTGCCGACCGCCGGGGTGGACTACCACGTGCCGTTCGGTGGCCGTAAGGGCTCGTCTTATGGTTCGCGCGAGCAGGGTCGCTATGCGCAAGAGTTCTACACCGTGGTGAAGACCAGCTACATCGGTTCGTAG